One window from the genome of Parasteatoda tepidariorum isolate YZ-2023 chromosome 8, CAS_Ptep_4.0, whole genome shotgun sequence encodes:
- the LOC107446548 gene encoding polycomb group protein Psc isoform X2: MNKSTRLKITDLNPHLSCILCGGYFIDATTITECVHSFCRACIVRYLETSKYCPVCEVQVHKSRPLHYIRSDKTLQDIVYKLVPGLFHNEMKRRRELYASQPPEAIKESRDAEDRGECLDEKFIYAPEEIFSLSIEYGCEVESQNDSTEKDNSVPKRRFLRCPAAVTVAHLKKFIRMKYGIPYSYDIDLSYDMESLQDDYTLMDVAYIFLWKRNGPMRFFYRILEHPPKMKAETQQGEEVELKSESSLQSLENDDDVCEEECPPSHSILASKEEKKSDKVNAKFTCNNTDQKIEISEQKIEDIDSKNEEKSSLSSPISKKELKTTIAKFLPASGSKSTSSDSKPAVMTVAPLTKPSSSQPTTSTTSSNGTITHGLYTGISIKISPPNTSPPFKISSHLLPPRVPPLKLSPPRFSRLENCIRQLSPKESSKKSSSQGKKSKSSKGSCDKLESKVAQLKSASIKCVAPLVISVPPEIKTELRKENHQAASSSEKKDSKPAVEEPAAAKEYKIVQEDDKMDLDLFEGPLVIAEPDVPVKEDSESSEDKPKEEDDSKHVDTEDEEIDVVDDVDSGRGSDRTEARSLSGDDDLGSPTDSVPKTAEPQKSIQNDSEEEPKAKIPRCNGVTPVNGTVSSTSNDSGVLDLSPCNRKRSHDGDMPVHRSKQVANPAVLDKTRQTTPCRLPDHSSFKVLSAVLPHVGIYKNKSDNHGRNFKCRGNTLTVINPDPNGNRPKIVIKNLGPRIERFHHHHSHHHHHQRM; the protein is encoded by the exons tTTGCCGTGCTTGCATTGTTCGTTATCTGGAAACAAGCAAGTATTGTCCTGTTTGTGAAGTGCAAGTTCATAAATCTCGGCCTCTACATTATATCAG GTCGGATAAAACTTTGCAAGATATAGTTTATAAACTTGTTCCGGGATTGTTTCACA atgaaatgaaaagaagaaGAGAGCTGTATGCATCCCAACCTCCTGAAG CCATAAAAGAGTCGAGAGATGCTGAGGACAGAGGTGAATGCCTGGATGAAAAATTTATCTACGCTCCAGAGGAGATTTTCAGTCTTTCTATAGAATATGG GTGTGAAGTTGAGAGTCAAAATGATTCTACTGAAAAGGATAATAGT GTGCCAAAAAGGCGTTTCCTAAGATGTCCCGCTGCTGTTACTGTagctcatttgaaaaaatttataagaatgaaATACGGAATTCCCTATTCTTATGat ATTGATCTGTCATACGATATGGAATCCCTCCAGGATGATTATACTTTGATGGACGTTGCTTATATATTTCTTTGGAAGAGG AATGGACCGATGAGATTTTTCTACAGAATCTTAGAGCACCCTCCGAAAATGAAAGCCGAGACACAACAAGGTGAGGAAGTTGAATTGAAATCAGAAAGTTCTCTTCAGTCTTTAGAAAACGACGACGATGTTTGCGAAGAAGAGTGTCCTCCTTCGCACAGTATCTTGGCTTCGAAGGAAGAGAAAAAATCCGATAAAGTCAACGCCAAATTCACTTGCAATAATACagatcaaaaaattgaaatctccGAGCAAAAGATAGAAGACATCGATTcaaagaatgaagaaaaatccTCGTTGTCCAGTCCGATTTCTAAAAAAGAACTCAAAACAACgatagcaaaatttttacctGCATCAGGATCCAAAAGCACATCGTCCGACAGCAAGCCTGCTGTGATGACTGTTGCTCCTCTAACAAAACCATCTTCCTCGCAACCTACAACAAGTACAACATCATCGAATGGCACGATCACCCATGGACTGTATACTGGAATATCCATCAAAATATCACCACCGAATACTTCGCCACCCTTTAAGATATCTTCTCACCTGTTACCCCCTAGGGTTCCACCTTTGAAATTGTCACCCCCCAGATTTTCACGTCTTGAAAACTGCATTCGACAGTTATCGCCCAAAGAATCCTCCAAGAAATCATCATCGCAAGGAAAGAAATCCAAGTCCTCAAAGGGGTCGTGTGATAAGTTGGAATCCAAAGTGGCGCAATTGAAATCGGCATCCATCAAATGTGTGGCACCCCTTGTTATAAGTGTTCCTCCTGAAATCAAAACGGAACTCCGGAAAGAAAATCATCAAGCCGCCTCCAGTTCAGAGAAGAAGGATTCGAAACCTGCAGTGGAAGAACCAGCGGCTgctaaagaatacaaaattgtGCAAGAGGATGACAAAATGGATTTGGACCTATTCGAAGGTCCTCTCGTGATTGCCGAACCCGATGTCCCCGTTAAAGAGGACTCGGAGAGTTCCGAAGACAAGCCGAAGGAAGAAGACGACTCTAAGCACGTAGATACAGAAGATGAAGAAATAGATGTCGTGGATGATGTCGACAGCGGAAGAGGAAGTGACAGAACTGAGGCTCGATCATTGTCTGGTGATGACGATTTGGGATCACCAACAGATTCTGTTCCAAAAACGGCGGAACCTCAAAAATCCATTCAAAATGACTCGGAAGAGGAACCGAAGGCAAAGATTCCGAGATGTAACGGCGTTACTCCAGTGAACGGTACTGTGTCTAGTACAAGCAACGACAGTGGTGTGTTAGATCTCTCACCGTGCAATAGGAAAAGGAGCCATGACGGTGACATGCCTGTTCATCGTTCCAAGCAGGTCGCCAACCCAGCCGTCTTAGACAAAACTCGCCAAACTACTCCGTGTCGACTGCCGGATCATTCGTCATTCAAAGTATTATCCGCTGTGCTTCCTCACGTTGGCATCTACAAAAACAAATCAGATAATCATGGACGCAACTTCAAGTGCCGAGGAAATACCCTTACTGTGATAAATCCGGACCCGAACGGCAACAGACCTAAGATAGTGATTAAGAATTTAGGTCCCAGAATAGAACGATTTCATCACCATCATAGTCATCACCATCACCATcaaagaatgtaa
- the LOC107446548 gene encoding polycomb group protein Psc isoform X1 has product MIIKAGGIIMNKSTRLKITDLNPHLSCILCGGYFIDATTITECVHSFCRACIVRYLETSKYCPVCEVQVHKSRPLHYIRSDKTLQDIVYKLVPGLFHNEMKRRRELYASQPPEAIKESRDAEDRGECLDEKFIYAPEEIFSLSIEYGCEVESQNDSTEKDNSVPKRRFLRCPAAVTVAHLKKFIRMKYGIPYSYDIDLSYDMESLQDDYTLMDVAYIFLWKRNGPMRFFYRILEHPPKMKAETQQGEEVELKSESSLQSLENDDDVCEEECPPSHSILASKEEKKSDKVNAKFTCNNTDQKIEISEQKIEDIDSKNEEKSSLSSPISKKELKTTIAKFLPASGSKSTSSDSKPAVMTVAPLTKPSSSQPTTSTTSSNGTITHGLYTGISIKISPPNTSPPFKISSHLLPPRVPPLKLSPPRFSRLENCIRQLSPKESSKKSSSQGKKSKSSKGSCDKLESKVAQLKSASIKCVAPLVISVPPEIKTELRKENHQAASSSEKKDSKPAVEEPAAAKEYKIVQEDDKMDLDLFEGPLVIAEPDVPVKEDSESSEDKPKEEDDSKHVDTEDEEIDVVDDVDSGRGSDRTEARSLSGDDDLGSPTDSVPKTAEPQKSIQNDSEEEPKAKIPRCNGVTPVNGTVSSTSNDSGVLDLSPCNRKRSHDGDMPVHRSKQVANPAVLDKTRQTTPCRLPDHSSFKVLSAVLPHVGIYKNKSDNHGRNFKCRGNTLTVINPDPNGNRPKIVIKNLGPRIERFHHHHSHHHHHQRM; this is encoded by the exons tTTGCCGTGCTTGCATTGTTCGTTATCTGGAAACAAGCAAGTATTGTCCTGTTTGTGAAGTGCAAGTTCATAAATCTCGGCCTCTACATTATATCAG GTCGGATAAAACTTTGCAAGATATAGTTTATAAACTTGTTCCGGGATTGTTTCACA atgaaatgaaaagaagaaGAGAGCTGTATGCATCCCAACCTCCTGAAG CCATAAAAGAGTCGAGAGATGCTGAGGACAGAGGTGAATGCCTGGATGAAAAATTTATCTACGCTCCAGAGGAGATTTTCAGTCTTTCTATAGAATATGG GTGTGAAGTTGAGAGTCAAAATGATTCTACTGAAAAGGATAATAGT GTGCCAAAAAGGCGTTTCCTAAGATGTCCCGCTGCTGTTACTGTagctcatttgaaaaaatttataagaatgaaATACGGAATTCCCTATTCTTATGat ATTGATCTGTCATACGATATGGAATCCCTCCAGGATGATTATACTTTGATGGACGTTGCTTATATATTTCTTTGGAAGAGG AATGGACCGATGAGATTTTTCTACAGAATCTTAGAGCACCCTCCGAAAATGAAAGCCGAGACACAACAAGGTGAGGAAGTTGAATTGAAATCAGAAAGTTCTCTTCAGTCTTTAGAAAACGACGACGATGTTTGCGAAGAAGAGTGTCCTCCTTCGCACAGTATCTTGGCTTCGAAGGAAGAGAAAAAATCCGATAAAGTCAACGCCAAATTCACTTGCAATAATACagatcaaaaaattgaaatctccGAGCAAAAGATAGAAGACATCGATTcaaagaatgaagaaaaatccTCGTTGTCCAGTCCGATTTCTAAAAAAGAACTCAAAACAACgatagcaaaatttttacctGCATCAGGATCCAAAAGCACATCGTCCGACAGCAAGCCTGCTGTGATGACTGTTGCTCCTCTAACAAAACCATCTTCCTCGCAACCTACAACAAGTACAACATCATCGAATGGCACGATCACCCATGGACTGTATACTGGAATATCCATCAAAATATCACCACCGAATACTTCGCCACCCTTTAAGATATCTTCTCACCTGTTACCCCCTAGGGTTCCACCTTTGAAATTGTCACCCCCCAGATTTTCACGTCTTGAAAACTGCATTCGACAGTTATCGCCCAAAGAATCCTCCAAGAAATCATCATCGCAAGGAAAGAAATCCAAGTCCTCAAAGGGGTCGTGTGATAAGTTGGAATCCAAAGTGGCGCAATTGAAATCGGCATCCATCAAATGTGTGGCACCCCTTGTTATAAGTGTTCCTCCTGAAATCAAAACGGAACTCCGGAAAGAAAATCATCAAGCCGCCTCCAGTTCAGAGAAGAAGGATTCGAAACCTGCAGTGGAAGAACCAGCGGCTgctaaagaatacaaaattgtGCAAGAGGATGACAAAATGGATTTGGACCTATTCGAAGGTCCTCTCGTGATTGCCGAACCCGATGTCCCCGTTAAAGAGGACTCGGAGAGTTCCGAAGACAAGCCGAAGGAAGAAGACGACTCTAAGCACGTAGATACAGAAGATGAAGAAATAGATGTCGTGGATGATGTCGACAGCGGAAGAGGAAGTGACAGAACTGAGGCTCGATCATTGTCTGGTGATGACGATTTGGGATCACCAACAGATTCTGTTCCAAAAACGGCGGAACCTCAAAAATCCATTCAAAATGACTCGGAAGAGGAACCGAAGGCAAAGATTCCGAGATGTAACGGCGTTACTCCAGTGAACGGTACTGTGTCTAGTACAAGCAACGACAGTGGTGTGTTAGATCTCTCACCGTGCAATAGGAAAAGGAGCCATGACGGTGACATGCCTGTTCATCGTTCCAAGCAGGTCGCCAACCCAGCCGTCTTAGACAAAACTCGCCAAACTACTCCGTGTCGACTGCCGGATCATTCGTCATTCAAAGTATTATCCGCTGTGCTTCCTCACGTTGGCATCTACAAAAACAAATCAGATAATCATGGACGCAACTTCAAGTGCCGAGGAAATACCCTTACTGTGATAAATCCGGACCCGAACGGCAACAGACCTAAGATAGTGATTAAGAATTTAGGTCCCAGAATAGAACGATTTCATCACCATCATAGTCATCACCATCACCATcaaagaatgtaa